TTCAGAACACTGCGGCAAACACCTCATCGATGTTGCAGGACATCATTGCCCAGCGGCATACCGAAATTGATTATATTACCGGGTATTTACTGCACCGCGCGCGCCTCCACGGCCTGACGCTCCCCGAAAATGCCCGTCTGTTTGACTACATTAAGCAAAAGGAAAATGATTATGACCGCATCGGCACTGGTGTGTCTGGCACCTGGTAGTGAAGAAACTGAAGCCGTCACGACCATCGATTTGCTTGTCCGGGCAGGCATTCAGGTCACGCTTGCCAGTGTAGCCAGCGATGGCAATCTGGAAATCGTCTGCTCACGCGGGGTAAGGCTGCTGGCGGATGCGCCACTGGCTACCGTTGCCGATCGGCCTTTCGATGTGTTGGTGTTACCGGGCGGCCTACAAGGTGCGGAGTGCTTCCGCGATAGCCCAATACTGGTGGAATGCATTCGACAAGCACATCTGGAAGGGAAAATTGTCGCTGCGATGTGTGCAACGCCTGCGCTGGTACTGGAGTATCACCAATTGTTCCCCGTAGGAAATATGACGGGTTATCCGGCGTTTAAGGATAAGATTGCGCCAGAAAAATGGATGGAAAAGCGCGTCGTCTACGATCCG
This genomic interval from Pectobacterium aquaticum contains the following:
- the yajL gene encoding protein deglycase YajL, whose amino-acid sequence is MTASALVCLAPGSEETEAVTTIDLLVRAGIQVTLASVASDGNLEIVCSRGVRLLADAPLATVADRPFDVLVLPGGLQGAECFRDSPILVECIRQAHLEGKIVAAMCATPALVLEYHQLFPVGNMTGYPAFKDKIAPEKWMEKRVVYDPRVNLLTTQGPGTSMDFALKIIDLLLGKEKAAEVAAQLILPPGIHNYRD